Part of the Streptomyces sp. NBC_00457 genome, GCCACCATGCCCCATCAGGATTCATCGTAGATTTCGAGACAGAGAACGGCGGCGACGAGAATGCGGCTGCGCGCACTGCTGGACACCGACGCGCTGGGCCTCAGGCTGCTCGGCGGCGAGGACGAGCTGGACCGCACCGTCCGCGGCGTGATGACCACCGACCTCAGGGACCCCAGCCGCTATCTCTCCGGCGGGGAGCTGGTGCTCACGGGCCTGGCCTGGCGCCGGGACGCCGAGGACTCCGAGCCGTTCGTACGGATCCTGGTGGCGGCCGGCGTGGCCGCGCTCGCCGCCGGTGAGGCCGAGCTCGGGGACGTCCCGGACGATCTGGTGGTCGCCTGCGCCAAGCACCGGCTGCCGCTGTTCGCGGTGCATGAGTCGGTGGCGTTCGCGACGATCACCGAGCATGTCGTACGGCAGGTCTCGGGCGAGCGCGCCGGGGACCTCGCGGCGGTGGTCGACCGGCACCGGCGGATGATGACCTCGGGCCCCGCGGGCGGCGGCCCCGACGTGGTCCTCGACCTCCTCGGCTCCGACCTCGACCTGAGCGCCTGGGTGCTGTCGCCGACCGGGCGGCTCATCGCGGGCCCGAAGGTGGGCGGGCCCGAGCTGCCCGCCGACCTGTGTGCGCGGCTGGCGGCCGAGCATCTGGCGGCCGCCCGCACGGGACGGCGGGGCCCGCACCGGGTGACGCTGGGCGCCGCGCCGTACGCACTGTTCCCGATCCGCAGCTGGGGGCACCTCCCGGCGGTGGCTGGGGAAGGGCGCTCCCCGCAGGGCGCCCGGGACGTGCGGGAGACGGTGCTGTCGGACTGGCTGCTGGCCGTCGCGGCGGATGCCGGGGACTGGCCGGAGGAACGGCTCGACCTGCTCCAGGGCGTCACCCAGCTGATCGCGGTCGAGCGGGACCGGCGGGACGCAGCCCGTACGGTGCGCAGGCGGCTCGCGCAGGAGGTGCTGGAGCTGGTGCAGACCGGGGCCGCGCCCGCCGAGATCGCCGCCCGGCTGCGGGTGGCCGCGCCGGTGCTGCTGCCCGGGCTCGGCGCCGCGCCGCACTGGCAGGTGGTCGTGGCCCGCGTGGAGTGGGACGGCGGGGACATCGAGGGCGGGCCGGTCGCCCAGTCGCTGCTTGAGGAGATCCTCGTCGACCCGCTGTCGACGGGACCGGAGCCCTCCGACCGTATCGCCGTCGCCCACACCGGCGACGAGGCGATCGCCCTCGTACCCCTTCCGGCGGTGTCGACCGAGCACGACGGCTCCGAGACGGGTATCCACGCCGACGCGCTCCTGGAGTCCGTACGGGATCCCCTGGCGGCCGGTCTCGACGAGGACGGGCGGGTCACGCTCGGCGTCAGCGCGGCCGTGCACTCGGCGGAGGGGCTGCGCGGGGCGCTGGAGGAGGCGCGGCACGCACGGCGGGTGGCGGCGGCCCGGCCCGGCCGGGTGTGCGCGGCCGGCCACCAGGAGCTGGCCTCGCACGTCCTGCTGCTGCCGTTCGTCCCGGACGACGTACGACGTGCCTTCACGGCCCGGCTGCTGGACCCCCTCCGGGACTACGACCGCCGGCACCGCGCCGAACTGATCCCCACCCTGGAGGCGTTCCTCGACTGCGACGGCTCCTGGACCCGCTGCGCCACCCGCCTCCACCTGCACGTCAACACGCTGCGCTACCGCGTCGGCAGGATCGAGCAGTTGACGAGCCGTGACCTGTCCCGCCTGGAGGACAAGCTCGATTTCTTCCTGGCGTTGCGGATGAGTTGAGGTGACCGGATCGGTCGCGTGAGATCAACGCAAGTGAAAACTTTCACACTCCCTCTTGGCCAGGGCCGACGATTCGTGCTGAGATGCCGCCACCACTCATAGCTCGACGGCGCGCTCGGGGAGGGCAACGTGGCGCATTCCGCCATGTCTGGTTTCGGAACGACCCCTGGTGACGATCCCCTCCAGACCGCGGTATGGCGGCTGCGCTCCCGCGCGTGCTGGGCGGACGCGGCGGCCCTGCTCCGGCCCGACACCCCGGCGTCCGCGTTGCAGCGGGCCGCGCTGCTGGTCGAACGGTGTCTCTACACCGAGCAGGGCTGGGAGGAGGCCGAGGACGGGCTGCGTACGGCCGAGGCGCTGGCCCACACCGACGAGGAGCGGGGCGCGGCCGCTTGTGAACGCGGGCAACTTGCCTACGCGGCCACGCTGCACACGGTCCGGGACCGGGCGGACGAGGCGCGGGCCGCGCTGGGCCGGGCGGCGGCGCTGATCCCGCCGGGGGCGCCGGGCCGCGCGCTGCTGGACTTCCGCCGGGGCCTGCTGGCCGAGAACCTGACGCTCTCCCCGCAGGCGGCGCGCGCCGCGTACCGCCGGGCCCACGCGGGCGCCACGGCCCACTCCGACCCGCTCCTGCTGTCGTTCACGTGGCGCCATCTGGCCGGGCTCGCCCTGCGGGACGGCGAGTTGGCGGAGGCGCGGCACGGTTTCACCGAATCCCTGCGCATCCGGGAGGAGTTGGGCTATCTCGTGGGTACGGCGCCGGCGCTGGTGTCCCTGGCCGACGCGGAGGTGGAGCCGGAGGCTTCGCGTCTGCGGGAGGAGGCCCGCCGGCTGTTCCGGCTGCTGGGGGGCGTACCGACGTGGCTGGCACGGGAGTTGGCGCCTCCCGCGCCACCGGCGGCGACGGCCTGAGCGGGGGCACGGCTTGAACGGAGCCACGGCCCGAACGGGGCACACGCCTGAGCGGGGCCGTCCGCCCGCGCGGAGCCACGGCCTGAACAGGGCCACGGGTTGAGTGGAGCACACGGCCCGAACGGGGCCACGGCCCGAGCGGGATGGCCGCCTGAACGGGCCGGCCGCCCGCGCGCGCTCCACGTGCGCTCAGCTCGCCCCGGCGAAGTGCTCCCCCACCAGTGCCCGGACCCCGTCCAGGTCACGCGAGATCAACGCGTCCAGCAGCGCCGTGTGCTGTGCCGCGTCCGCGAGCAGTTCCGCGCGCCCGCGTCCGGCGGGGCCACCCACCAGGGGCCACTGGGCCCGGCGGTGGAGGTCCTCGGCGAGGTGCACGAGCTGCTCGTTGCCGGACAGGGCGAGCAGCCCGCGGTGAAAGGCCCGGTCCGAGTCGGCGTACGTCACCCGGCAGCCGGTGCCGGCCGCCCGTACCGTCGCCTCGGCGAGGGGACGCAGATCCGCCCAGCGTTCGACCGGCACCGTCCGCGCGAGGCGCAGCATCACCGGAACCTCGATCAGGGACCGGACCTCGGCCAGCTCGGCCAGCTCGCGGGCGCCGCGCTCGATGACGCGGAAGCCGCGGTTCGGCACCACCTCGACGGCGCCTTCCAGGGCCAGTTGCTGCATCGCCTCCCGTACGGGCGTCGCGGAGACGCCGAAGCGGTCGCCGAGCGCGGGCGCCGAGTACAGCTCGCCCGGGGTCAGTTCGCCCGAGACCAGCGCGGTGCGCAGGGCGTCGAGGATCTGCCCGCGCACGGAGGACCGCTGGACGGTGGGGCGGGGACGCGGAATCGGCGTCTCGCTGTGGGTGTGCTCACCCCGGACACCGCCGGCATCGGGCCCGGGCGCGGCTGCCGCGTCCCGCCCCCGGTCCAGGTCGGCCGCCTGCGGCTGGGACGGGACCCGCGGTCCGCCGGCCGGCATCCGCGCCCGCTCCGGACGCCCCGTCTCCGTGGAGCCCTGCGTGCCCTGCCTCACGGGGTCCTCCTCCGGCCTTGTCGGCACTTGGGGTCATTACGGCGGGTTGTTACTCGTCCGTCAAGCACCATAGGGCCAGAAGCGGCCGGTTCACATCTCAATGATGTTGGGTAAGGTAAGGCTTACCTCTACCCGGCCCCGGAACGACACCAGATCGGCGGTCCCGTATGCCCGTGC contains:
- a CDS encoding PucR family transcriptional regulator — its product is MRLRALLDTDALGLRLLGGEDELDRTVRGVMTTDLRDPSRYLSGGELVLTGLAWRRDAEDSEPFVRILVAAGVAALAAGEAELGDVPDDLVVACAKHRLPLFAVHESVAFATITEHVVRQVSGERAGDLAAVVDRHRRMMTSGPAGGGPDVVLDLLGSDLDLSAWVLSPTGRLIAGPKVGGPELPADLCARLAAEHLAAARTGRRGPHRVTLGAAPYALFPIRSWGHLPAVAGEGRSPQGARDVRETVLSDWLLAVAADAGDWPEERLDLLQGVTQLIAVERDRRDAARTVRRRLAQEVLELVQTGAAPAEIAARLRVAAPVLLPGLGAAPHWQVVVARVEWDGGDIEGGPVAQSLLEEILVDPLSTGPEPSDRIAVAHTGDEAIALVPLPAVSTEHDGSETGIHADALLESVRDPLAAGLDEDGRVTLGVSAAVHSAEGLRGALEEARHARRVAAARPGRVCAAGHQELASHVLLLPFVPDDVRRAFTARLLDPLRDYDRRHRAELIPTLEAFLDCDGSWTRCATRLHLHVNTLRYRVGRIEQLTSRDLSRLEDKLDFFLALRMS
- a CDS encoding GntR family transcriptional regulator, whose protein sequence is MRQGTQGSTETGRPERARMPAGGPRVPSQPQAADLDRGRDAAAAPGPDAGGVRGEHTHSETPIPRPRPTVQRSSVRGQILDALRTALVSGELTPGELYSAPALGDRFGVSATPVREAMQQLALEGAVEVVPNRGFRVIERGARELAELAEVRSLIEVPVMLRLARTVPVERWADLRPLAEATVRAAGTGCRVTYADSDRAFHRGLLALSGNEQLVHLAEDLHRRAQWPLVGGPAGRGRAELLADAAQHTALLDALISRDLDGVRALVGEHFAGAS